A stretch of DNA from Leucobacter luti:
CATGCCGTCGCGATCGGTGAGGGTGAACTCGGCTGAGATTCGACGCCCCACAAAATCGACGGCAACGAGCACGACCGGTCGTTCTTGCGCGTGTCCCGAAGAGCTGCGCACGATGCGGCGATCGTGCACCGGGAGCTCCACCGCAACCGGATCCTCATCGCTGAGCTGCCAGGGGTGCGCGACAAAGCGCACCCACGGCGCGCCGTCACGCTCGAACTCCGAAATCTCCGTCGCGTGCAGCGCCGAGGTCTGTGCGCCGGTATCGATCTTGGCTTTCACCCACGGCACACCGATATCGCTGAGAGAAACCCACTCACGCCACCCGGTGAGAGTGCTTGAATGGTGGTGTCCGATCACGCATCTATCTTGGCAGGAAAAACCGTGAAACTCGCGATTCTCTCGCGCGCCCCCCAGGCGTACTCGACGCAGCGCCTCATGGCGGCGAGCGAGCAGCGCGGGCACAGGGCGCGTGTGCTCAACACGCTGCGATTCGGCATCGATCTTGCCGGGGGTGAACCAGACCTCCTGTACCGCGGGAAACAGCTCAGCGACTACGACGCGGTGCTGCCAAGGATCGGCAACTCAATCACGTACTTCGGCACCGCCGTGGTGCGTCAGTTCGAGCAGATGGATGTCTATACTCCCAACACTGCAAACGGGATCTCGAACGCGCGGGACAAGCTGCGTGCGATCCAGATCCTGTCGCGCCACAGCATCGATATGCCTGCAACCGCATTTGTGCGCAACCGTGCTGACGTGCGGGCAGCGATCGAGAGCGTCGGCGGGGCGCCTGTCGTGATCAAGCTGCTTGAGGGCACGCAGGGGATCGGTGTGATCCTCGCGCCGCAGGTGAAAGTCGCTGAGGCCATCATCGAGACACTGCACTCGACGCGGCAGAACGTCCTGATTCAGCGCTTCGTCTCCGAAAGCCGTGGACGTGATGTGCGCGCCCTCGTGGTGGGCGACCGCGTGGTCGCTGCGATGCGTCGGATTGCGAGCGGCGATGAGTTCCGCTCCAATGTGCACCGTGGTGGCACCGTTGAGGCTGTGCAGCTGGACGCAGCGTATGAGCAGACTGCGGTGCGCGCCGCTCAGATCATGGGGTTGCGCGTTGCAGGGGTGGACATGCTCGAGGGTGAGGACGGTCCTCTCGTGATGGAAGTGAACTCGTCACCCGGCCTGCAGGGGATTGAGACCGCGACCGGGCTGGACGTGGCCGGCGCGATCATCGACTACATCGCACACCAAGTGAACTTCCCCGAGATCGACGTGCGACAGCGACTGAGCGTCTCGACCGGGTACGGCGTCGCAGAGATCGCGATGCACGCGGGTTCCGAGCACGTCGGGAAAGCACTCGGTGATCTCGGCCTGTGGGATCGCGATATCACCGTGCTCACGCTGCACCGCGGTGTCGAGGTGATTCCGAACCCGCGCAAGCATGTGGTGCTGGAGCCAGAAGATCGGCTGCTGTGCTTTGGCAAGCTCGAGGAGATGCGGTCGATGATCCCGGAGAAGCCGCGCCGCAGGGCGCGCGTGCGCAAACTGCCCCAGGAGGCGATGGACCTCGCGGAGGGCTAACGCCTGTTCCGCAGTGGGCGCTACGTGCCAGGGCTCGCCGTGAGCTGGAATTCGACAAAGCCGTCTGGCTCAACTGACACGAATCCGAGGTTGGGGGCGGTGACCCCGAAATCAGCGAAGGTGATCGGGATGGACCCCGCGATCTCGGCGGTGGTTCCGTCACTGCGTACTTCCACATCTGCAGTGGTCGACCGCGTCTCCCCCGCAATCGTCAGATCGCCGGTGGCGGTCGCACGCACGGTCTCGCCGGATCCGGGAGCGCTCTTCAGCGTGACCGGCTCGGTGAGAACGAATGTTGCGTCGGGGAACTCGCTAGCCCGCAGCGCCTGATCGCGGAAATAGGAATCGCGCTGTGCGCTGTCGGTGCTGATCGAGGCCACGTCGACTGAGAGCGTCGCCTCCTCAAGCGTCAGGCCGTCAGCGCCGATGTGGAAGGTCCCGGTGACCTCCGGGGTGCGGCCTGTCACGGTAACGTCGGTGCCGTTCAGCACCTCGTTGACGCGGTACCCCGCCTCTGAGTCTGCGCCAACCTGCCACTCGCCGGCGAGCGTTGCGGGATCCAGTGGGCCGCTGCTGGGCTCACCCATGATTTGCTCACTGCCGCTGAGCGACGGTGCATCCGCGGCTGGGGGGACGAAGAACTCGCGGTACACGAGTGGTCCAGCGATCGCGGCGACGGCGGCAAGCGCGAGCACGCTCGCTCCTGCGCCGATCAAGATCTTCTGGGACTTTTTCACGAGGGGCTCCTCAGGGGTGGCGGTGAGGTCTCTACCTTCGCAGCCGCCACAATGAAGCCCCTCGGAGCTGGTCGTGAAACAGCTGAGTATCGTGAAATGAGGTGAACGCCACAACGCACGGTGTCCACGGCCCGTAGCCCGGCCTGTGCCCCGGTCCGTGCTTTCGGCCCGTAGCCCCGGTCCGTGGAGACACTCTGGCCAGAGCAGGCCAGAGCAGGCCTACGCAGGCATGAGCGGGCCTACAGCGCAGCGAGCAGCGCTTTCCAGTGTGCTCGCCACTCCTCGATGCGATCCCCGTCTGCGAGCCCGTCCTGGCTCACGCCGAGAATCACGCGGTCCTCACCTTTCGGCGTCGCAGATACCTCGACTTTGCCTGCGCCCTCGAGATTGAAGCGCCAAAAGCTGCGTTTGTCGGTGCGGGAGGGGCGAGGTGCGCTCGCCGCGTGGCCAAGATGCTCGAGGACGGACCCGTGCGCCGCGACCCAGGCGTCGATTGCCTCGTCGCGATCCATCGGGAGGGTGCGGCTTGCGCTCACGCGGAAGGTGCCGGAGGTCGACTGACCGGGAACCCGGATGCCCACATGCTGTTCGTACGCGATCGCGATCCCCTGCGCCCACCAATCGGGACTCTGCAGATCATCGGGGACAGCTGCCCTGGCCACCCGTGCGATTTCAGAGTGACCGATTCTGCTGGCGTCAGCGGCCTCGAAGATGTGCAGCCAGTCTGCCCAGGAGCGACCAGTCGCGCGTTCGATGGCGGGGATACGCTCGCCACGGGTGAGGTTGCCTGATGGTGCTGGTTCGGCCATGGGAGCGCCCCTTTCCTTGATTGCGCCCAGTGTACTCAGCACCAGTGACACGTGCGCGGCAGAACCCGAGGAGCCGAGAACTGCTTGAATAGGGGTATGAGCGAAACCGGCCACGGAGCGGCGGGCGCGTCCCGCGTCGCACGGCGTTATGTCGAGCACGAGACATCACAGCACCGATCGGCTGGGATTCATGATGCCGATGGCCCGGTCGAGGAGGCACCTGCGGCGCAGGAGTTCCGGATCGACCTGGAACGGATCCGATTCTCGTCTTACTTCGCCCGGCTCTCTGACGTCACCCAGGTCGTGCCGCAGTCTGGCGTCGGCCCGGTGATGCACAACCGGCTCACCCACTCTCTGAAGGTGAGCGCAGTGGCGCGCGTCATCGCCGCGCAGCTTGCCGGACAGCAGGCGACGCACACGGCGTTTGTGCGCGGCGAGGCGCCGGTCGACGATCCGGTCGGTGCTATCGTGACCAGGCTCGGTGGCTGCGACACTGTCGTGGCACAGTCAGCGGCGCACGCGCACGATCTCGGGCACCCGCCGTTCGGGCACCTTGGAGAGCGTGTGCTTGACCGTGTGGCGCGGGATCACCTCGGGCTCGCCGAGGGGTTTGAAGGGAACGCGCAAAGCTTCCGAATCCTGACCCAGCTGGATACGCTCGGACGCGATTTCCCCGGCCTCAACCTCACCGCGGCAACTCGTGCCGCCACGCTGAAGTACCCGTGGACCCGCGTTGCCTGGATCGGACTGTCCACAGATGAGCGCCCGGTCACTGAGCGGCCACGTGGCGTGGGCGCCGATGCAGACGAGGGCGCTGAGAAATTCTCGGCGTATGCGCTTGAAGCCGGCGAAATGGAAGCGGCGCTCGCCGCTTTTCCCCGCATCGCTCCCGGCGTGCAGACCGTTGAGTGTGCCGTGATGGATCTTGCTGACGACATCGCCTACGCGGTGCATGATCTTGACGACTTCGCCCGAGCCGGAGTGCTCCAACAATCCGCGGTCTCCGGGGAGCTGCGCGCCTGGCTGACCTGTACGGATGCGCTCGCCGCCATCGAGCTGTCAGTGCTCCAAGCGAGCTGGCGAGCGCCAGGGCACTCGCTCGAGCTGCTGTGGCGCAGGACGCAACTGAAAGACGGGTGGATCGCTGACCGTGAGGCATTTACTGCCGCCGTGGCGCGTGTCAGCGAGGAGGTGGCCGAATCTCTGCTCGCGGCCCCCTACGACGGCGGAATCGACAGCGAGCGCGCGGTCTCGGGCTTCACGCGGCGCTGGATCGAGCATCTGCGGACCTCCATCGTCGTTGAAGAGCGTCCGCACGTGCGCAGCGGTCACGTGCGGCTTGACCAGCGCGCCTGGCACGAGGTGATGGTACTAAAGTTCGTGCACGCGCACTTCGTGCTGGAACGCCCCGAGCTTGGCCAAACTCAGCGCGGCCAGGCCAGAATCGTCACCGAGCTGGCGTTGGGGTTCGAAGCCTGGCTCACGGACGGAGTTGACGCTGGGCGGGCGCCTCGGCGTCTCCTTGAGTGGGTCGACGAAGCGACTGCTGCGAGCTTTGTGCTTCGCCGGGACCGACCGGAGCTGTTGATTGGAGACACGAGCGATGCCGGGCTCAGGCGGCAGGGGCGCGCACGCGCGATCCTTGACTATGTCGCGGCGCTGAGCGATCAGCAGGCGATTCAGACGCACCGGGCG
This window harbors:
- a CDS encoding RimK family alpha-L-glutamate ligase, translating into MKLAILSRAPQAYSTQRLMAASEQRGHRARVLNTLRFGIDLAGGEPDLLYRGKQLSDYDAVLPRIGNSITYFGTAVVRQFEQMDVYTPNTANGISNARDKLRAIQILSRHSIDMPATAFVRNRADVRAAIESVGGAPVVIKLLEGTQGIGVILAPQVKVAEAIIETLHSTRQNVLIQRFVSESRGRDVRALVVGDRVVAAMRRIASGDEFRSNVHRGGTVEAVQLDAAYEQTAVRAAQIMGLRVAGVDMLEGEDGPLVMEVNSSPGLQGIETATGLDVAGAIIDYIAHQVNFPEIDVRQRLSVSTGYGVAEIAMHAGSEHVGKALGDLGLWDRDITVLTLHRGVEVIPNPRKHVVLEPEDRLLCFGKLEEMRSMIPEKPRRRARVRKLPQEAMDLAEG
- a CDS encoding YceI family protein yields the protein MKKSQKILIGAGASVLALAAVAAIAGPLVYREFFVPPAADAPSLSGSEQIMGEPSSGPLDPATLAGEWQVGADSEAGYRVNEVLNGTDVTVTGRTPEVTGTFHIGADGLTLEEATLSVDVASISTDSAQRDSYFRDQALRASEFPDATFVLTEPVTLKSAPGSGETVRATATGDLTIAGETRSTTADVEVRSDGTTAEIAGSIPITFADFGVTAPNLGFVSVEPDGFVEFQLTASPGT
- a CDS encoding deoxyguanosinetriphosphate triphosphohydrolase family protein, with the translated sequence MSETGHGAAGASRVARRYVEHETSQHRSAGIHDADGPVEEAPAAQEFRIDLERIRFSSYFARLSDVTQVVPQSGVGPVMHNRLTHSLKVSAVARVIAAQLAGQQATHTAFVRGEAPVDDPVGAIVTRLGGCDTVVAQSAAHAHDLGHPPFGHLGERVLDRVARDHLGLAEGFEGNAQSFRILTQLDTLGRDFPGLNLTAATRAATLKYPWTRVAWIGLSTDERPVTERPRGVGADADEGAEKFSAYALEAGEMEAALAAFPRIAPGVQTVECAVMDLADDIAYAVHDLDDFARAGVLQQSAVSGELRAWLTCTDALAAIELSVLQASWRAPGHSLELLWRRTQLKDGWIADREAFTAAVARVSEEVAESLLAAPYDGGIDSERAVSGFTRRWIEHLRTSIVVEERPHVRSGHVRLDQRAWHEVMVLKFVHAHFVLERPELGQTQRGQARIVTELALGFEAWLTDGVDAGRAPRRLLEWVDEATAASFVLRRDRPELLIGDTSDAGLRRQGRARAILDYVAALSDQQAIQTHRALTGR